In the Agarivorans sp. Alg241-V36 genome, one interval contains:
- a CDS encoding sodium:alanine symporter family protein, whose product MNEIVNWLNDVLWGNLLIYLLLGTGVLFTVRTKFIQFRHFGHMFSVMKSSRKCDASGISSFQALCTSLAARVGTGNLAGVAVAVTLGGPGAVFWMWLIALLGMATSFAESSLAQLYKVKDSDGNFRGGPSYYMEQGLGKRWMGVVFAICLIIAFGLVFNAVQANSIASALHEAFGFEKYLVGLVLVIAAALIIFGGIRSIARFAELVVPVMALAYVVVALVVVLMNIQQMPEVFSLIFRSAFGFEEAGAGALGAAMMNGIKRGLFSNEAGMGSAPNAAATATPYPPHPASQGYVQMLGVFIDTVVICTATAAIILLSHNEQLTGDGIALTQQALSGQVGAWGSYFVGIAIIFFAFTSIVGNYSYAETNLIFLEHNHKAGLWIFRLLVLAMVMVGAVVKIDIIWNLADVSMGFMALVNLVAILMLSGVVVKLATDYNRQLDAGKVPSFNSDEYPELKQQIDKDIWSGSSK is encoded by the coding sequence ATGAATGAGATTGTGAACTGGTTAAACGACGTGTTGTGGGGAAATTTGCTCATCTATTTGTTGCTGGGCACGGGTGTGTTGTTCACCGTAAGAACCAAATTTATTCAATTTCGCCATTTTGGCCATATGTTTTCGGTGATGAAGTCTAGCCGTAAGTGTGACGCCAGTGGTATTTCTTCATTTCAAGCCTTATGTACCAGCCTTGCGGCGCGAGTCGGCACAGGTAACTTAGCAGGTGTGGCGGTTGCGGTAACCCTGGGTGGACCAGGTGCAGTATTCTGGATGTGGCTGATTGCCTTGTTGGGCATGGCAACCAGCTTTGCTGAAAGTAGCTTGGCTCAGCTGTATAAAGTAAAAGACAGCGATGGTAACTTTCGTGGTGGGCCTTCCTATTACATGGAGCAGGGCCTTGGAAAGCGATGGATGGGAGTGGTATTTGCTATCTGCTTGATTATCGCCTTTGGCTTGGTATTTAATGCCGTGCAGGCTAACTCAATTGCTTCTGCTTTGCATGAAGCATTTGGTTTTGAGAAATACCTAGTGGGTTTGGTATTGGTGATAGCGGCGGCGCTGATTATTTTTGGCGGCATTCGCAGTATTGCCCGTTTTGCCGAACTAGTGGTGCCGGTAATGGCCTTAGCCTATGTGGTAGTGGCCTTGGTTGTGGTGTTGATGAATATTCAGCAAATGCCCGAAGTATTTAGCCTTATCTTCCGCTCTGCCTTTGGTTTTGAAGAGGCTGGGGCTGGTGCGTTAGGCGCAGCCATGATGAACGGTATTAAGCGTGGCCTATTCTCCAATGAGGCCGGTATGGGTAGTGCGCCTAATGCTGCAGCTACTGCAACGCCTTACCCGCCGCATCCTGCGTCTCAGGGCTACGTGCAAATGCTTGGCGTATTTATCGACACCGTGGTGATTTGTACTGCTACCGCAGCGATTATATTGCTTAGCCACAACGAACAGCTAACCGGCGATGGCATTGCCTTAACCCAGCAAGCTTTAAGCGGCCAAGTGGGGGCTTGGGGTAGCTACTTTGTAGGCATTGCGATCATATTCTTTGCTTTCACATCTATTGTGGGCAATTACTCTTACGCTGAGACCAATCTGATTTTCTTAGAGCATAACCATAAAGCGGGTTTGTGGATCTTCCGTTTATTGGTGTTGGCAATGGTAATGGTAGGTGCCGTAGTCAAAATTGACATTATTTGGAATTTAGCTGATGTATCCATGGGCTTTATGGCCTTGGTTAACTTGGTGGCAATTTTGATGCTATCAGGTGTGGTGGTGAAACTAGCGACTGACTACAACCGCCAATTGGATGCGGGCAAAGTGCCAAGCTTCAATAGTGATGAGTACCCTGAATTGAAACAACAAATAGATAAAGATATTTGGTCAGGATCTAGCAAGTAG
- the ruvX gene encoding Holliday junction resolvase RuvX — MARSGERSALAFDFGTKSIGVAIGQEITGSAKPLAAIKAQDGIPNWQTLEELLKQWQPDLLVIGLPLNMDGTEQDLTNRAKKFANRLHGRFGYPIAMQDERLTTVDAKEKLFELGGYKALEKGAVDSLAAALIFESWCTEQY; from the coding sequence ATGGCTCGTTCAGGAGAGCGCTCTGCCCTAGCTTTTGACTTTGGAACCAAGAGCATTGGCGTGGCTATTGGCCAGGAGATTACAGGCTCAGCCAAACCGCTGGCCGCCATTAAAGCTCAGGATGGCATTCCCAACTGGCAAACCTTGGAGGAGCTGCTCAAGCAATGGCAACCCGATCTACTAGTGATTGGTTTGCCGCTTAATATGGACGGCACCGAGCAAGACCTCACCAATCGAGCCAAAAAGTTTGCCAACCGACTTCATGGCCGTTTTGGCTACCCCATAGCGATGCAAGATGAGCGTTTAACCACGGTAGACGCCAAAGAAAAGCTATTTGAGTTAGGCGGTTACAAGGCCCTAGAAAAAGGCGCTGTAGATAGCCTAGCCGCCGCCTTAATTTTTGAAAGCTGGTGCACCGAGCAATACTAG
- a CDS encoding YqgE/AlgH family protein, whose amino-acid sequence MNTLQNQFLIAMPSLEDPFFKRSVVYLCEHNDEGAMGLVINVPVDLSVESLLQQIELQDQAEMIREDLDRPVYQGGPVSQERGFVLHSPVKGFSSSLKVSEELMVTTSKDVLDTLGTDSQPSEYIVTLGYASWEAGQLEQEIAENSWLTLPASTDIIFSTPIHKRWEAAAKSLGIDIWQLSNQVGHA is encoded by the coding sequence ATCAATACTTTGCAGAATCAGTTTTTAATCGCCATGCCGAGCTTAGAAGACCCCTTCTTCAAACGCTCGGTAGTTTACCTGTGCGAGCATAATGATGAAGGCGCAATGGGTTTAGTGATTAATGTACCGGTAGACTTATCGGTTGAATCGCTACTGCAACAAATAGAACTGCAAGATCAGGCTGAAATGATCCGAGAAGATTTGGACCGTCCGGTATACCAAGGCGGCCCCGTTTCGCAAGAGCGTGGCTTTGTGCTGCACTCGCCAGTAAAGGGCTTTAGCAGCAGCTTAAAAGTGAGTGAAGAGCTAATGGTCACCACCTCGAAAGATGTGCTCGACACACTAGGCACAGATTCTCAGCCTAGCGAATACATCGTGACTTTAGGTTACGCCAGCTGGGAAGCGGGACAGTTAGAGCAGGAAATTGCCGAGAACTCTTGGTTAACCTTGCCCGCTAGTACCGACATTATTTTCTCAACCCCCATTCACAAACGTTGGGAAGCCGCGGCAAAAAGCTTAGGTATCGATATTTGGCAATTATCCAACCAAGTAGGTCACGCTTAA
- the gshB gene encoding glutathione synthase: MSIKLGIVMDPIANINIKKDSSFAMLLEAQSRGYEIYYMEMQDLYLDGGRAAANMRPLAVQQDEQSWYELGGAVDQSLSELDVILMRKDPPFDTEFIYATYILERAEAEGSLIINKPQSLRDANEKLFTAWFAEFTPTTLVSSDMPRLKAFHQQHKDVIMKPLDGMGGASIFRLKEGDPNVGVILETLTNHGQEYCMAQKFIPEIVDGDKRILIVDGEPMPYCLARIPSKGETRGNLAAGGRGVAQPLSDSDWKIAKAIGPALKAKGLVFVGLDVIGDKVTEINVTSPTCIKEIEAAYDISITGKLMDAIEARLKSST, translated from the coding sequence ATGAGCATTAAACTTGGTATCGTGATGGATCCCATCGCCAACATTAACATCAAAAAAGATTCTAGTTTCGCCATGTTGCTAGAAGCTCAATCACGCGGCTACGAAATTTACTATATGGAGATGCAAGATCTCTATTTAGATGGCGGCAGAGCGGCAGCAAATATGCGCCCATTGGCCGTACAACAGGACGAGCAGTCATGGTATGAGCTTGGTGGTGCAGTGGATCAAAGCCTTAGCGAGCTAGACGTAATCTTGATGCGCAAAGATCCGCCATTTGATACCGAGTTTATCTACGCCACCTACATTCTAGAGCGAGCTGAAGCTGAAGGCAGCTTAATCATCAATAAGCCGCAAAGCCTGCGCGATGCTAACGAAAAACTGTTTACCGCTTGGTTTGCTGAGTTTACTCCAACCACTCTGGTTAGCAGTGATATGCCGCGTTTAAAAGCCTTCCACCAGCAGCATAAAGACGTAATTATGAAGCCACTCGATGGCATGGGCGGCGCATCAATCTTTCGCTTAAAAGAAGGCGACCCCAACGTCGGCGTGATCCTCGAAACTTTGACCAATCACGGTCAAGAATATTGCATGGCGCAAAAGTTTATCCCAGAAATTGTCGATGGCGACAAACGCATCTTAATTGTGGATGGCGAACCTATGCCCTATTGCTTAGCGCGCATTCCATCTAAAGGTGAAACACGTGGCAACCTAGCTGCCGGCGGGCGTGGTGTTGCTCAACCATTGTCTGACAGCGATTGGAAAATTGCTAAGGCCATTGGTCCAGCCTTAAAAGCTAAGGGCTTGGTATTTGTTGGCTTAGATGTGATTGGCGACAAAGTGACTGAAATCAACGTCACCAGCCCAACTTGCATCAAAGAAATCGAAGCGGCCTACGATATTTCCATTACCGGTAAGTTAATGGATGCAATTGAAGCTAGACTTAAATCATCAACCTAA
- the rsmE gene encoding 16S rRNA (uracil(1498)-N(3))-methyltransferase, with translation MRIPRIYHSQALSLNMLTELDEEAANHVGRVLRMEAGQQLELFNSDGNNYAATIESASKKHVTVKITAVEENPSESPLNIHLGQVISRGDRMEFTIQKSVELGVNKITPLTSERCGVKLNQERFEKKRQQWQKIAIAACEQSGRSVVPEIAPLQSLEQWASEESAAMKLNLHPKAPYSIKTLPTPEHGVRLLIGPEGGLSEQEIESCNQHQFQETILGPRVLRTETAALTAITALQCQFGDLA, from the coding sequence ATGCGCATTCCTCGAATTTATCACTCTCAAGCTCTCTCACTTAATATGCTTACCGAGCTCGACGAAGAAGCCGCCAATCATGTTGGGCGCGTATTACGCATGGAAGCGGGGCAACAGTTGGAACTGTTTAATAGTGATGGCAATAATTATGCGGCAACCATAGAAAGTGCCAGTAAAAAACACGTCACGGTGAAGATTACCGCCGTAGAGGAAAACCCCAGTGAATCTCCACTTAATATCCATTTAGGCCAAGTAATTTCTCGTGGTGACCGAATGGAATTTACCATTCAAAAATCTGTTGAACTGGGGGTAAATAAAATTACCCCACTAACTAGCGAGCGCTGCGGGGTTAAGCTCAATCAAGAACGTTTTGAGAAAAAGCGCCAGCAGTGGCAGAAAATCGCCATTGCCGCTTGCGAGCAGTCAGGGCGCAGTGTTGTACCAGAAATAGCGCCACTGCAAAGCCTAGAACAATGGGCGAGCGAAGAGTCTGCCGCTATGAAGTTGAATTTGCACCCAAAGGCCCCATATAGCATTAAGACCCTGCCAACTCCTGAACATGGAGTGAGGCTGCTGATTGGGCCAGAAGGTGGCTTAAGCGAGCAAGAAATTGAAAGCTGCAACCAGCATCAGTTTCAAGAGACAATTTTAGGGCCACGAGTGCTGCGAACTGAAACCGCAGCCCTTACGGCTATCACCGCTTTGCAATGTCAATTTGGAGACTTAGCATAA
- a CDS encoding SprT family zinc-dependent metalloprotease — MQQLTQQVEHCFTLAEAFYKRRFPRPEVVLSSRKSKVAGSANLSQWRLRFNAHFYQQQPQHFLAQTVPHEVAHLVCHAIYGRVKPHGVEWQQIMQQVFNCSAATTHSYSLEQLKLASYEYRCACQVHQLSVRRHNKVLKGASYQCRKCHTPLIANTSS, encoded by the coding sequence GTGCAGCAACTAACCCAACAAGTAGAACATTGTTTTACTCTGGCAGAAGCATTTTATAAACGCCGTTTTCCTCGCCCAGAGGTGGTGCTGTCATCGCGAAAGAGTAAAGTCGCAGGTAGCGCTAATTTAAGCCAATGGCGTTTGCGTTTTAATGCCCACTTCTACCAGCAACAACCACAGCACTTTTTAGCCCAAACAGTGCCTCACGAAGTGGCTCACCTAGTTTGTCATGCCATTTATGGCAGAGTAAAACCGCATGGAGTTGAGTGGCAGCAAATTATGCAGCAAGTATTCAACTGCTCTGCAGCAACCACTCATAGCTACTCACTGGAGCAACTAAAACTAGCCAGCTATGAATATCGCTGCGCCTGCCAAGTTCATCAGCTAAGCGTACGACGCCACAACAAAGTGCTTAAGGGTGCCAGTTATCAATGCCGCAAGTGCCACACGCCATTAATTGCCAACACTTCAAGCTAA
- the metK gene encoding methionine adenosyltransferase, with protein sequence MATHLFTSESVSEGHPDKIADQISDAVLDAILEQDPKARVACETYVKTGMVMVGGEINTSAWVDIEELARSTVRDIGYTHSDMGFDADSCAVLNVVGKQSPDINQGVDRSRPEEQGAGDQGLMFGYATNETDVLMPAPVTYSHLLVKRQAEVRKNGTLDWLRPDAKSQVTFAYENGIITGIDAVVLSTQHCDSISTADLREAVMEEIIKPVLPAQWLNEKTQYHINPTGRFVIGGPMGDCGLTGRKIIVDTYGGMARHGGGAFSGKDPSKVDRSAAYAGRYVAKNIVAAGLADRCEIQVSYAIGVAEPTSISIDTFGTGKIADDKLVALVRKHFDLRPYGILSMLDLERPIYKATAAYGHFGREEFPWEATDKAELLKSEAGL encoded by the coding sequence ATGGCTACTCATTTATTTACTTCAGAATCAGTGTCTGAAGGTCATCCAGACAAAATTGCAGATCAAATTTCTGATGCAGTATTGGATGCGATCTTAGAGCAAGACCCCAAGGCACGTGTAGCCTGTGAAACCTACGTAAAAACCGGCATGGTAATGGTGGGCGGCGAAATCAATACCTCAGCATGGGTTGATATCGAAGAACTTGCTCGCTCAACAGTACGCGACATTGGCTACACCCACTCAGATATGGGCTTTGACGCCGACTCTTGCGCTGTACTTAACGTTGTGGGCAAACAAAGCCCAGACATTAACCAAGGTGTAGACCGCTCGCGCCCAGAAGAGCAAGGTGCTGGCGACCAAGGTTTAATGTTTGGTTATGCCACCAACGAAACCGACGTACTCATGCCTGCTCCAGTGACCTATTCTCACTTGCTGGTTAAGCGCCAAGCAGAAGTGCGCAAAAATGGCACGCTTGACTGGTTACGCCCAGATGCTAAATCACAAGTTACCTTTGCTTACGAGAACGGCATTATCACTGGTATCGACGCAGTAGTATTGTCTACTCAACACTGTGACAGCATTTCTACTGCCGATTTACGTGAAGCGGTAATGGAAGAAATCATTAAGCCAGTGCTACCAGCACAGTGGCTTAACGAAAAAACACAGTACCATATCAACCCAACTGGCCGCTTCGTAATTGGTGGTCCAATGGGCGATTGTGGTTTAACCGGTCGTAAGATTATTGTAGATACCTACGGCGGCATGGCACGCCATGGTGGCGGTGCATTCTCTGGTAAAGATCCTTCAAAAGTTGACCGCAGTGCCGCATACGCTGGCCGCTATGTAGCTAAAAATATTGTTGCTGCAGGTTTAGCCGATCGCTGTGAGATCCAAGTATCTTATGCAATTGGTGTAGCAGAGCCGACTTCAATCAGTATTGATACCTTTGGCACTGGAAAAATTGCCGATGACAAATTGGTTGCTTTAGTGCGTAAGCACTTCGACCTGCGCCCTTACGGTATTTTAAGCATGCTAGATTTAGAGCGTCCAATCTATAAAGCTACCGCTGCTTACGGCCACTTTGGTCGTGAAGAATTCCCTTGGGAAGCAACCGATAAAGCAGAACTACTAAAGAGTGAAGCAGGCCTATAG
- a CDS encoding chloride channel protein: MANNFAFRSRSFFVYLFIGLFSSGLALLFSDLAHLNPNQLLSTPLPAYSLPFIAAICILLFERLFTRYKQVGLIFVVKAYHFDEGRLHWGNLVYQFAVGLLLTWGGYAVGIVGPACYLSAVVASNLSYSARLTEGQVRLSVACGTAAAVAALFNAPLAGTVIAYELVMRRFNWRSIATIAVVAFTASVISQLHGGSMLSIDLPQQSFQWHGLAQFALLGMLCGLFATLLVKLIRAMPKLNRNYAVSIAASVTAVAGLLNPQWLGLEPITPNGLLYWELGLGEQHLWLLARIVLTTVALAFALPGGSLGPMLVIGGILGSIIGDVIPNSADLMLVIVGMGAMFGAVFRTPWAAFLLITEQTMQVEIVIPAIVACLCASAIAKYIFRSPSLIEQQLLNAQIRLINSPVLVKEENKILDSEPLQQR, translated from the coding sequence ATGGCTAACAATTTTGCTTTTCGCAGCCGCAGCTTTTTTGTTTACCTATTCATTGGTTTGTTCTCTAGTGGCTTGGCCTTGTTATTTAGTGACCTCGCCCACCTCAACCCTAACCAACTACTAAGCACGCCTTTACCCGCCTATTCGCTGCCTTTTATTGCCGCTATTTGCATCTTGTTGTTTGAGCGATTGTTTACTCGTTATAAACAGGTGGGCTTAATTTTTGTGGTAAAGGCTTATCACTTTGATGAGGGGCGGCTGCACTGGGGCAACCTGGTGTATCAATTTGCGGTGGGCCTGTTGTTAACCTGGGGAGGCTATGCCGTTGGAATCGTTGGCCCAGCTTGTTATCTGAGTGCGGTAGTTGCCAGTAACTTATCTTACTCTGCGCGCTTAACCGAAGGCCAAGTACGCTTAAGTGTAGCCTGTGGCACAGCCGCAGCAGTAGCGGCTTTATTCAATGCGCCATTAGCAGGCACAGTGATAGCGTATGAGCTGGTAATGCGCCGCTTTAATTGGCGATCTATTGCAACTATCGCCGTAGTGGCCTTTACCGCAAGCGTCATATCGCAGCTGCACGGCGGCAGCATGTTAAGTATTGATTTACCGCAGCAGTCGTTTCAGTGGCATGGCTTAGCGCAGTTTGCCCTACTGGGTATGCTATGTGGCCTATTCGCCACTTTATTGGTGAAGTTGATTCGCGCAATGCCCAAACTAAACCGCAACTATGCAGTTAGCATTGCAGCAAGCGTGACTGCAGTAGCAGGCTTACTCAACCCACAATGGTTAGGGCTAGAACCCATCACGCCGAACGGTTTACTTTACTGGGAATTAGGCCTCGGCGAGCAGCACCTTTGGCTACTAGCTAGGATAGTGCTCACCACTGTAGCACTGGCCTTTGCGCTTCCAGGAGGCAGCTTAGGACCAATGTTGGTTATTGGCGGAATTTTAGGCAGCATTATTGGTGATGTCATTCCTAACAGCGCCGACTTAATGCTGGTAATAGTGGGAATGGGCGCGATGTTTGGCGCAGTGTTTCGCACACCTTGGGCAGCATTTCTGCTGATTACCGAGCAAACCATGCAAGTGGAAATAGTAATTCCAGCCATAGTCGCATGTTTATGTGCCAGTGCCATAGCCAAATACATCTTCCGTTCGCCAAGCTTGATTGAGCAACAATTACTCAACGCACAAATCCGCCTAATCAATAGCCCAGTGCTGGTTAAGGAAGAGAACAAAATCCTAGACAGCGAGCCCCTGCAACAGCGCTAA
- the tkt gene encoding transketolase: MSSRRQYANAIRALSMDAVQQANSGHPGAPMGMADIAEVLWRDFLKHNPTDPNWADRDRFILSNGHGSMLLYSLLHLSGYQLPIEELKNFRQLHSKTPGHPEYGYAPGVETTTGPLGQGITNAVGMALAEKILAAQFNRDGFPVVDHYTYTFLGDGCLMEGISHEACSLAGTQGLGKLIAFWDDNGISIDGEVEGWFTDDTVKRFESYGWHVIGGVDGHDSEAISAAIKAAQAETKRPTMICCKTVIGFGSPNKSGSHDCHGAPLGAEEIAAAREFLNWPHAAFDIPQDVYQAWDAKPNGEKSQSEWNQLFAGYEAAHPELAAEFKRRVDGQLPSDWKEFADNYISELQESQAKIATRQSSQKTLEAFGPKLPELLGGSADLAPSNLTMWSGSEAVTAEDASGNYMHYGVREFGMSAIMNGMTLHGGLKPYGATFLMFMEYARNALRMAALMKQPAIFVYTHDSIGLGEDGPTHQAVEQTASLRLTPNMSTWRPCDSVESAVAWRHAVERTDGPTSLIFSRQGLAPQARDAQQLADVARGGYVLKDSAGTPELILIATGSEIELAVAAYEELTAAGKAVRVVSMPATDVFDAQSAEYRESVLPNAVRKRIAVEAGIADFWYKYVGFDGKVLGMTTFGESAPAGELFKLFGFTKENLVSMANELL, encoded by the coding sequence ATGTCTTCTCGTCGTCAATACGCCAACGCTATTCGTGCTTTAAGCATGGATGCAGTTCAGCAAGCTAACTCTGGTCACCCTGGTGCACCAATGGGAATGGCTGACATTGCTGAAGTACTATGGCGCGACTTTTTGAAACACAACCCAACTGACCCAAACTGGGCAGACCGTGACCGCTTTATTCTATCTAACGGCCATGGCTCTATGTTGCTGTATTCTCTACTGCACCTTTCTGGGTATCAACTACCTATTGAAGAGCTTAAAAACTTCCGCCAATTGCACTCAAAAACTCCAGGTCACCCAGAGTATGGTTACGCACCGGGCGTAGAAACTACCACTGGCCCACTAGGTCAAGGTATTACCAACGCTGTAGGTATGGCGCTAGCTGAGAAAATTTTGGCTGCGCAATTTAACCGCGACGGTTTCCCAGTAGTTGATCACTACACTTACACCTTCTTAGGTGATGGCTGTTTGATGGAAGGTATCTCGCACGAAGCATGTTCTTTGGCGGGTACTCAAGGCTTAGGTAAGTTAATCGCATTCTGGGATGACAATGGCATCTCAATTGATGGTGAAGTAGAAGGTTGGTTTACCGACGACACAGTTAAGCGTTTTGAATCTTACGGTTGGCACGTGATTGGTGGTGTTGACGGCCACGATAGCGAGGCGATTAGCGCGGCAATTAAAGCTGCTCAAGCAGAGACTAAACGTCCAACCATGATTTGTTGTAAAACTGTGATTGGTTTTGGTTCGCCAAACAAATCTGGTAGCCACGATTGTCACGGTGCTCCACTAGGCGCTGAAGAAATTGCAGCGGCACGTGAGTTCTTAAACTGGCCACATGCTGCTTTTGATATCCCACAAGATGTTTACCAAGCTTGGGATGCAAAACCAAATGGTGAGAAATCTCAGTCTGAGTGGAACCAGTTGTTTGCTGGCTACGAAGCTGCTCACCCAGAGCTAGCGGCTGAGTTTAAGCGTCGTGTAGACGGTCAACTTCCAAGTGATTGGAAAGAGTTTGCCGATAACTACATTAGCGAATTGCAAGAAAGCCAAGCTAAGATTGCCACCCGCCAATCTTCTCAGAAAACACTAGAAGCCTTTGGCCCTAAATTGCCAGAGCTACTAGGTGGTAGTGCTGACTTAGCACCATCTAACCTTACTATGTGGTCTGGCTCTGAAGCGGTTACTGCTGAAGATGCATCAGGTAACTACATGCACTACGGTGTGCGTGAGTTTGGTATGTCGGCCATTATGAATGGTATGACCTTGCACGGTGGCTTAAAGCCTTACGGCGCAACCTTCCTAATGTTTATGGAATATGCACGTAACGCTCTTCGCATGGCTGCCTTAATGAAGCAACCTGCGATCTTCGTTTACACTCACGATTCAATTGGTTTGGGTGAAGATGGTCCAACTCACCAAGCGGTTGAGCAAACTGCAAGCTTACGTTTAACGCCTAACATGAGCACTTGGCGTCCATGTGACTCTGTTGAGTCTGCAGTGGCTTGGCGTCATGCGGTAGAACGCACCGACGGCCCAACCTCATTGATTTTCTCTCGCCAAGGCTTAGCGCCTCAAGCGCGTGATGCTCAGCAATTAGCTGATGTTGCTCGTGGTGGTTATGTACTTAAAGATAGCGCTGGCACGCCAGAGCTTATCTTAATCGCAACCGGTTCTGAAATTGAGCTAGCTGTAGCGGCTTACGAAGAACTAACAGCTGCTGGCAAAGCAGTACGTGTAGTGTCTATGCCTGCTACCGATGTATTTGATGCGCAATCAGCTGAATACCGTGAGTCAGTATTACCAAATGCTGTTCGCAAGCGTATTGCTGTAGAGGCCGGTATTGCCGACTTCTGGTACAAGTACGTTGGCTTCGACGGTAAAGTACTAGGTATGACTACCTTTGGTGAATCAGCGCCAGCTGGTGAACTATTCAAGCTATTTGGCTTCACTAAAGAGAACTTAGTGAGCATGGCTAACGAATTACTATAA
- the epd gene encoding erythrose-4-phosphate dehydrogenase yields the protein MPNQAIRVAINGFGRIGRSVVRALFESHRQHQIKIVAINELASPEAMAHLLKYDSTHGTFAEDVLLQGETLSVEGQVIQLLHQSEPSSLPWQELAVDIVMECTGRFSSVADAQMHIDAGAKKVLFSHPADPCVDQTVVYGVNDQLLSSSDKVVSNGSCTTNCIVPVIQVLDEAFGVECGTITTIHSAMNDQQVIDAYHTDLRRTRAAGQSIIPVDTKLAKGVERILPKFAGKFEAIAVRVPTQNVTAMDLSVTLCKKVTVSDINQAIQAATCGKLSGILSYTEEPLVSIDFNHDSHSSIIDGSQTRVSGEHLVKVLAWCDNEWGFANRMLDTAELMSNTEL from the coding sequence ATGCCTAATCAAGCTATTAGAGTAGCCATTAATGGCTTTGGTCGAATTGGCCGCAGTGTAGTGCGGGCACTGTTTGAATCTCATCGTCAGCACCAAATTAAAATTGTCGCTATCAATGAACTGGCAAGCCCAGAGGCCATGGCTCACCTACTTAAGTACGATTCTACTCACGGCACTTTTGCAGAAGATGTACTGCTGCAAGGCGAAACATTGTCGGTAGAAGGTCAAGTCATTCAGTTATTGCATCAAAGCGAGCCAAGTAGCTTGCCTTGGCAAGAGCTCGCTGTAGATATTGTGATGGAATGTACCGGTCGTTTTAGCTCGGTGGCCGATGCGCAAATGCACATTGACGCAGGGGCTAAAAAAGTTTTGTTTTCTCATCCTGCCGATCCTTGCGTAGATCAAACAGTGGTCTATGGTGTAAATGACCAGCTATTAAGTAGCAGCGATAAAGTGGTGTCTAATGGCTCTTGTACCACCAATTGCATTGTGCCGGTGATACAGGTCTTAGATGAAGCCTTTGGGGTTGAATGTGGTACTATTACTACAATTCACTCGGCCATGAACGACCAGCAAGTGATTGATGCCTACCATACCGACTTGCGCAGAACACGTGCTGCAGGGCAATCAATTATCCCGGTTGATACTAAGCTGGCCAAAGGTGTAGAGCGGATCTTGCCTAAATTTGCAGGTAAATTTGAAGCAATTGCGGTAAGGGTGCCAACGCAGAACGTTACGGCGATGGACTTAAGTGTAACATTGTGTAAAAAAGTTACAGTTTCTGATATAAATCAAGCCATCCAAGCAGCAACTTGCGGTAAATTAAGCGGCATCTTGAGTTATACCGAAGAACCATTGGTGTCTATCGATTTTAATCACGATAGTCATTCAAGCATTATTGACGGTTCACAAACCCGGGTAAGTGGCGAGCATTTAGTAAAAGTGTTGGCCTGGTGTGATAACGAATGGGGCTTCGCCAATCGTATGTTAGACACCGCAGAGTTAATGAGTAACACGGAATTGTAG